The following are from one region of the Arachis duranensis cultivar V14167 chromosome 10, aradu.V14167.gnm2.J7QH, whole genome shotgun sequence genome:
- the LOC107470866 gene encoding isoaspartyl peptidase/L-asparaginase: MGWAIALHGGAGDIPLSLTLGSRWPREEALHHCLQIGVEALKAKKPPLDVVELVVRELENIPQFNAGKGSVLTNKGTVEMEASIMDGRTKNCGAVSGLKTVVNAVSLARLVMEKTPHVYLAFHGAEEFAKEQGVETADSSHFITAENVERLKQAKEAHRVQIDYTQPLQNGTKEETSNSNGEVQLGTVGCVAVDSYGNLASATSTGGLVNKRVGRIGDSPIIGAGTYANELCAVSVTGEGEAILRATVARDVAAMMEFKGVSLEEAASYVIHDCMPKGTAGLVAVSATGEVAMPYNTTGMFRACTTEDGYSEVAIWSAS; encoded by the exons ATGGGTTGGGCTATTGCTCTACATGGCGGAGCCGGCGACATCCCACTCTCATTAACGCTGGGGAGCCGCTGGCCTCGAGAGGAGGCCCTCCACCACTGCTTACAAATTGGGGTGGAGGCCCTTAAAGCCAAGAAGCCTCCCTTGGATGTTGTGGAGCTTGTG gTTCGTGAATTGGAGAATATTCCACAGTTCAATGCTGGAAAGGGATCTGTCTTGACAAACAAAGGCACTGTTGAAATGGAAGCTTCAATCATGGATGGAAGGACAAAGAATTGTGGAGCagtttctgggctgaaaacagTTGTCAATGCTGTTTCTTTAGCTAGATTGGTTATGGAGAAGACTCCTCATGTATATCTAGCATTTCATGGAGCTGAGGaatttgcaaaagaacaa gGCGTTGAAACTGCAGACTCAAGCCATTTTATTACTGCAGAAAATGTAGAAAGACTAAAGCAGGCAAAAGAAGCGCACAGGGTTCAG ATTGATTATACCCAACCCCTCCAAAATGGTACCAAAGAGGAAACATCAAATAGTAACGGAGAAGTTCAACTTGGAACTGTTGGTTGTGTGGCTGTTGATAGTTATGGTAATCTAGCTTCGGCAACATCCACCGGAGGACTAGTAAACAAAAGGGTTGGTAGAATTGGTGACTCGCCCATCATTGGTGCCGGCACATACGCCAATGAGCTCTGTGCCGTTTCAGTTACCGGCGAAGGCGAAGCAATACTGCGTGCCACGGTTGCAAGAGATGTTGCAGCCATGATGGAGTTCAAAGGTGTTTCTCTTGAGGAGGCTGCTAGCTATGTTATCCATGACTGCATGCCAAAAGGCACCGCCGGTTTGGTTGCTGTGTCCGCTACCGGAGAAGTTGCAATGCCTTATAACACGACGGGCATGTTTCGGGCATGCACTACTGAAGATGGTTATTCAGAGGTTGCAATTTGGTCTGCTTCCTAA
- the LOC107470903 gene encoding hexosyltransferase GAUT11, with product MRRRAAAEFRRRVRRRFSYWIWFLLAAFSLAALLLFVVQHNHRQDQFQLPLTEKNARGELAKESMNFSNEILSATSFSRQLAEQMVLAKAYVVIAKAHNNHHFAWQLSSKIRICQLLLSKAAMTGEPITLDEAEPIIKSLSSLIFKAQDVHYDIATTIVTMKSHIQALEERANAVTVQSTVFAQMSAEALPKSLHCLNVKLMTDWLRTLSLQKHSNEWKTSRLKDNSLYHFCIFSDNVLATSVVVNSTVVNADHPKQLIFHIVTNDVNYGAMQAWFLSNDFKGAIIEVQNFEDFHWLNENYSPIIKQLHNPESQAFYFGAYQDVNVESKVRNPKYLSVLNHLRFYIPEIYPQLEKVVFLDDDVVVQKDLTILFSLDLHGNVNGAVETCLEAFHRYYKYLNFSNSIISSKFDPQACGWAFGMNIFDLVAWRKADVTARYHYWLEQNANGTLWKLGTLPPALLSFYGLTEPLDRRWHVLGLGYDLNIDNRLIESAAVIHFNGNMKPWLKLAIGRYKPLWLLLDCLWLMQPQITFELFIDL from the exons ATGCGCCGCCGAGCTGCCGCCGAGTTCCGGCGCCGTGTTCGGCGGAGGTTTTCTTATTGGATCTGGTTTCTCCTCGCCGCCTTCTCTCTTGCGGCTTTGCTTTTGTTCGTAGTGCAGCACAATCATCGCCAAGATCAGTTTCAGCTTCCGCTAACG GAGAAGAATGCCAGAGGTGAACTTGCAAAAGAGAGTATGAATTTTTCCAATGAAATTTTAAGTGCAACATCCTTTTCACGACAGTTAGCAGAGCAAATGGTTCTGGCCAAGGCATATGTGGTCATTGCCAAAGCACACAATAATCATCATTTTGCCTGGCAGCTTAGTTCAAAGATTAGAATTTGCCAGCTTTTGCTTTCAAAAGCTGCCATGACTGGGGAGCCCATTACCTTGGACGAAGCTGAGCCAATTATTAAAAGCCTCTCTTCCCTGATTTTCAAGGCACAAGATGTCCATTATGACATTGCTACCACTATAGTAACAATGAAGTCGCACATTCAAGCTCTCGAAGAACGTGCCAATGCTGTAACAGTTCAAAGCACAGTGTTTGCTCAAATGTCAGCCGAAGCACTGCCAAAGAGTCTTCATTGCCTAAATGTGAAACTTATGACTGATTGGCTAAGGACATTGTCCCTGCAAAAACACTCAAACGAGTGGAAAACTTCTCGTCTCAAGGACAACAGTTTATATCATTTCTGCATTTTTTCAGATAATGTGCTCGCAACATCAGTTGTTGTTAACTCTACAGTTGTCAATGCAGACCACCCAAAACAATTGATCTTTCACATTGTCACCAATGATGTCAATTATGGAGCAATGCAAGCATGGTTCCTTAGTAATGACTTTAAAGGGGCCATCATAGAGGTGCAGAATTTTGAGGACTTTCATTGGTTGAATGAAAATTATTCTCCGATTATCAAACAGCTACACAATCCAGAATCTCAAGCCTTCTATTTTGGAGCTTATCAAGATGTGAATGTCGAATCAAAAGTTCGGAACCCCAAGTATTTGTCTGTACTTAATCATCTTCGGTTTTACATCCCTGAGATTTATCCACAACTTGAGAAGGTTGTTTTCCTTGACGATGATGTCGTCGTCCAGAAGGACCTCACCATACTTTTCTCACTGGATTTGCATGGAAATGTGAATGGTGCAGTTGAAACTTGTCTTGAAGCGTTTCATCGGTACTACAAGTATCTAAACTTCTCAAATTCAATTATAAGCTCAAAGTTCGATCCACAGGCATGTGGATGGGCATTTGGCATGAACATTTTTGACTTGGTTGCATGGAGGAAAGCAGATGTGACAGCAAGATATCACTATTGGCTGGAGCAAAATGCCAATGGCACACTCTGGAAGCTTGGCACGCTTCCTCCAGCTCTTCTAAGTTTCTATGGTTTGACAGAACCACTTGATAGAAGATGGCATGTTTTAGGATTGGGTTATGACTTAAATATTGACAACCGTCTAATTGAAAGCGCGGCAGTTATCCACTTCAATGGGAACATGAAGCCATGGCTGAAGCTAGCTATAGGCAGGTATAAGCCACTGTGGCTGCTTCTTGATTGCTTATGGCTTATGCAACCTCAGATTACTTTTGAACTATTTATTGATCTTTGA